CTGATGCCCGTCAACGGCAGGGCGATTTCGAAGACTTTGTGGACGCCGCATTCGCTGGAGGCGTTGACATCATCCAGCTCCGCGACAAGACTCTGGAAGCTGCCGAGGAGCTTGAATTGCTGGCCGTTTTGCGGAGCGTCGCACAACGGCACGGACGGCTTTGGGCTGTCAACGACCGGGCCGATGTTGCCAGTATTTCCGGGGCTCCTGTATTCCACATCGGTCAAAAGGACCTGCCCCTGACGGCAGCGCGAACCCTCTTGCCGAACGTGACCGGCATCGGTCTTTCCACCCACACACAGGAACAAATCGATGCGGCAGTCGCCACCTCCCAGGGCCCCCTGGGACTGGACTATTTCTGCGTGGGTCCGGTCTGGGCAACGCCTACCAAACCCGGCCGCTCGGCGGTGGGGCTGGACTTGGTCACATATGCCGCAGAAGCGGAAAAGCGTTCGGGCAATGCTGTGACACTTCCTTGGTTCGCCATTGGTGGCATCGACCTCAGCAACGTTGAACAGGTAGTGGAAGCGGGAGCCAGCCGGATCGTCGTGGTCCGTGCCATCACCGAGGCAACGGACCCGACGGCGGCAGCCAAGTCGCTGCTGCAAGCACTGGACACCGTGTAGTTTCCCGCCGAATTCAAGCGGTCTTAGCCGCTACGCGGTCAGGCCAAGGCCTGTCATCCGGCGCCCGTGTTTATCGGCGAGTTCCGTCGTTAAGCTCCTGACCGCTGCACGCGCATCCCCGCCGCCTTTCAGCAATGGTCCCAGCAGGGGGTGTTCCATGCCGACGCGCTGCGCCTGCGTCAAAGCCTCCCCCACCAAGCGGCGACCCCACAATGCAAGGCGCGAGGCCAGGCGCGGGTCGTCAGCCAAGGCCCGCCTGATCAGGACGCGAAGGACTTCCGTGGCCTGGTCAGGGGAAGCGACGCGTTCAACGAAATGCCGCGTTGTTGGGTCGAGGAACATCGATACGGCCCTGTAGAAGTCCGATGACACCGTATCGATGACGTACGCCTTCATGACAGATTCGAACCAGTCCCCCGGTTTGGTGCGCTCATGGAAATGATCGAAGGAGCGCTGGAACGGCAGCATGGCTTGTTCCGGATCGACGCCCATCTCCGATAACCGGTCATTGAGGAGCGCAAAGTTGCCGTAGGCGCCCACGGCGATCTTCGCGAACACAGACCTGTCATGGAGGGTGGGGGCATAGCGCGAATCCAGGGAGAGGCGCCCGAAAGCGGATAGCTCGCCATATGCCATGGCTCCAAGCAACTCCGCGGAGAGTTGCCCGGCAGAGGCTGCAGCGTCCGGGGAGATGCCCATGGATCAAGACTATCCCTGGTGGGCCACAACCTCCCCGGGGTCGGGTTCCTGCTTCCAGTGCCATTCCTACTAGGCTGGCTCGAAGTGAGTTGACTGCCGCATGCCCCTCATGCCGTAGGTCCTCCTCCTCGCACCCACTTCACTGAAGGATTTTCAATGAGTCACCCCAGTTACCCACCCGCGCCGCAGAACGACGCCGGAGCAGGAATTCCGCAGGTGCCTGCCGCACCCTACGCTTACGGCCGCCAGTTCCAGGGTGGGGCACAGCCGGGCTACCAGCCCGGACCGGATTCAGGCCCCTACGGATCCCCGGTGGGAGCTCCGGCGAAGTCCTTCATGACCACATGGATCCTGGCCCTGCTCCTGGGTAGCTTCGGTGTGGACCGCTTCTATCTGGGCAAGATCGGTACCGGAATCGCGAAGCTGCTCACAGCCGGCGGCTTCGGTATCTGGTCCATCGTTGACCTCATCATCACGCTGACGGGAAACGCCCGGGACAAGCAGGGCCGTCCGCTTGCGGGTTACCCGGAGAACAAGAAGAAGGCATGGATCATCACCATTGTCGTCTGGTTCGCGGGCCTGATTGTCGGAATCGTGTCCACGGTGTTGTCGTTGACCTTTGTTGCTGCTGCAGTCCAGGGTGCAGGCACCGATGCCCCGGTCCTGCCGTCGGCCTCCCAGGAAGCACCGGCACCGTCGTCGGGCACTGCCTCTGATGACGGTTCCTTAACCGTCACCATGTCCGAGGGCAACACCGTGAAGGTCAGCCTCCTGAACTCCGGTTACACCAC
This genomic interval from Paenarthrobacter aurescens TC1 contains the following:
- the thiE gene encoding thiamine-phosphate pyrophosphorylase (identified by match to protein family HMM PF02581; match to protein family HMM TIGR00693), translated to MTNVAAPAVRAQFRGTTLVSMTQPDALASARLYLCTDARQRQGDFEDFVDAAFAGGVDIIQLRDKTLEAAEELELLAVLRSVAQRHGRLWAVNDRADVASISGAPVFHIGQKDLPLTAARTLLPNVTGIGLSTHTQEQIDAAVATSQGPLGLDYFCVGPVWATPTKPGRSAVGLDLVTYAAEAEKRSGNAVTLPWFAIGGIDLSNVEQVVEAGASRIVVVRAITEATDPTAAAKSLLQALDTV
- a CDS encoding putative TM2 domain family protein (identified by match to protein family HMM PF05154), which encodes MSHPSYPPAPQNDAGAGIPQVPAAPYAYGRQFQGGAQPGYQPGPDSGPYGSPVGAPAKSFMTTWILALLLGSFGVDRFYLGKIGTGIAKLLTAGGFGIWSIVDLIITLTGNARDKQGRPLAGYPENKKKAWIITIVVWFAGLIVGIVSTVLSLTFVAAAVQGAGTDAPVLPSASQEAPAPSSGTASDDGSLTVTMSEGNTVKVSLLNSGYTTEIPGMSYMKPTRGGFLLLEVSWEATAGSSYASPSNFEAFDADGAKGEEIYVEEGLGGLPSGDVAAGEMQRGVIAFDIKNGPTTVVISDDFGDKAATFTLTPAN